In Chitinophagaceae bacterium, the genomic window TTGGTAGAAAATGCCCAATAATAAAGCAAAAAATATTACCTTTGCCGTCCTTTAAACTTTACCGATGGCTAAGAAACGGCAGTTTGAGATTGCATTTGTGGGTTTAAAGCCCGGTATCCATGAGTTTAACTATGAGTTAGATGATAAGTTCTTTTTAGATTACGGCGCAGAGGATTTCAAAAACGCCAAAGTTCAAATAAAACTAATGCTGGATAAAAAACCCGGCTTTATGCTTTTAAAATTTGAAATTGGCGGCAATGCAAATGTTACCTGCCACCGCTGTGGTAACCCACTTAATATGAATTTGTGGGATGAGAACAATATGCTGGTGAAAATGGTGGACAACCCGGATGAAATGAATACACAGGAGGAAGACCCCGATGTATTTTATATTTCCCGAACAGAAAGCCACCTGCACCTGGCAGAATGGTTTTATGAATTTGCAATATTGAGCCTGCCGATGCAAAGGATGTGCAGCCCCGAAGAAATGGGCGGGCCTCAATGCAATAAAGAAGTGCTGGATCGCTTGAAAAAAATGGAGGAAAGAAATGAAGAAAACAACGCTTCTACCCTTTGGAAAGGACTGGAAAAATTTAAAAAGAATTAATAATAATTTAGATTAGAACAATAAAAATTATAAAATAAACAATCATGCCAAATCCCAAAAGGCGACATAGTCAACAACGCAGTGCAAAAAGAAGGACGCATTATAAAGCTGATGCAACCACTTTAAGTGTAGACAAAACTACCGGCGAAACCCATGTACGCCACCGTGCACATGTAAGCGAAGGCAAACTATACTACAAAGGAAAACTGGTAGCAGAAAAAGCGCCGTTAAAAGCTTAAGCTAAATTTTTTTCGCTTTTACTATTTTTTGCAATAAAAATTATTTATTCCAAAACCGGTATTGATGTTTAACTTCATACCTTGTTTTGGAATTTTTAATACCTAAATTTTCCCATAATGAATATTGCTTTGGATATGATGGGCGGCGATTTTGCCCCGCTGGAAGCCGTAAAAGGGGTTAAAGAATTTTTACAGGATAATAAAGAGCAGTTGCAACTGCTGCTTGTAGGTGATGAAGCATTATTGCAACAACACATAAAAGATGAAGCGGTAAACGAAGGCTCCTGGAAAATTGTTCATGCACCGCAAATGATTGAAATGCATGAACACCCTACCAAAGCGCTTAAAGAAAAAACACAATCTTCCATAGCCATAGGCTTTCATTTACTGGCAACAGGAGAAACCGATGCATTTATAAGCGCCGGCAACACAGGCGCCATGATGGTGGGCGCATTGTTCAGCATTAAAAATATTGAAGGCGTGAGCCGCCCGGTAATTGGCGCATATATGCCCCGTGAGGATGGCAGCCTTGGCCTGCTGGCCGATGTAGGCCTTAATGCCGATTGCAAACCCGAAAACCTGGACCAGTTTGCCTTATTGGGATCGTTATTTGCCGAGCATATTCTTAAAATACAAAACCCAAAAGTAGGTCTCATAAATTTGGGTGAGGAAGAAGGCAAAGGCAATTTACTTACTCAGGCAGCTTATAACCTGCTTAAAAAAAACACACAACTTAATTTTATTGGCAATATTGAAGGCAGGGATATTTTGCTGCACAAAGCCGATGTAATGATTTGCGATGGATTTACCGGCAATGTAGTTTTAAAACTTGCCGAAAGCATTCATGATATTACCAGGCGCAGGAAAATTAAAGATGAACATTTTGACCGGTTTAATTTTGAAATGTATGGGGGCGTTCCGGTTTTAGGCGTTGCCAAACCGGTAATTATAGGCCACGGCATTTCTCATTCAACTGCTTTTAAAAATATGATTGTAACGGCGCAAAAAATGATTAGTAGCCAGCTTACCGAAAAAATAAAAATGAGTTTTGCATCTTTGCATAAGACTACCTGAACTACTGATTGGTAAAAAGAATATCACCCCAATTGCTTTATATAATTGGCAAGCATAATTCCGTTTTGATACACTTTCATATTGTACCGGCCCGAACTGTAATTTTCTCCCACTAATGTAAAAAGTAAATGCTTGGTTTCCCAGGCTTCATAATCGTTGCGGAGTTTACAGGTATAAATCATCCTTTTACCATCTTTGGTTTGAAACGAGCCCGACTCCCAGGATGATTTTTGTAAAATTTTACCATTGGGCTGTGTTACCACTACAATTACTTCGGTAGTATTGCTTTGTGAGCTGTTGTTTTTAAAGTTAAATGTACCCACAATTTTAGATGCTTTATCGGCCAAATCAGTTTCTTCCGATTTTCCATTGTTTACCCGGAAAGCAGTAA contains:
- a CDS encoding DUF177 domain-containing protein, producing the protein MAKKRQFEIAFVGLKPGIHEFNYELDDKFFLDYGAEDFKNAKVQIKLMLDKKPGFMLLKFEIGGNANVTCHRCGNPLNMNLWDENNMLVKMVDNPDEMNTQEEDPDVFYISRTESHLHLAEWFYEFAILSLPMQRMCSPEEMGGPQCNKEVLDRLKKMEERNEENNASTLWKGLEKFKKN
- the rpmF gene encoding 50S ribosomal protein L32; amino-acid sequence: MPNPKRRHSQQRSAKRRTHYKADATTLSVDKTTGETHVRHRAHVSEGKLYYKGKLVAEKAPLKA
- the plsX gene encoding phosphate acyltransferase PlsX, translating into MNIALDMMGGDFAPLEAVKGVKEFLQDNKEQLQLLLVGDEALLQQHIKDEAVNEGSWKIVHAPQMIEMHEHPTKALKEKTQSSIAIGFHLLATGETDAFISAGNTGAMMVGALFSIKNIEGVSRPVIGAYMPREDGSLGLLADVGLNADCKPENLDQFALLGSLFAEHILKIQNPKVGLINLGEEEGKGNLLTQAAYNLLKKNTQLNFIGNIEGRDILLHKADVMICDGFTGNVVLKLAESIHDITRRRKIKDEHFDRFNFEMYGGVPVLGVAKPVIIGHGISHSTAFKNMIVTAQKMISSQLTEKIKMSFASLHKTT